Within the Montipora foliosa isolate CH-2021 chromosome 11, ASM3666993v2, whole genome shotgun sequence genome, the region GAGGCTCGTTTACCTCGTGATAAGATCGCAAAGTGTATTTCCCaggccccggttgttcgaaagccgattaaagTAACCCATGACTAGCGTTTATTCCGTGATTAAATTTGTTCTTCCTGGGATAACTAATCCAAGGATAAAAAGCTGTTcctgaaaaaagatttaatcCTCGATTAACTATCCCCCGACTAAGGTCGGATTAAACCAGTAAAACCAGTTATTTGCTCCTTCGCGGCTACGCGcgcgaaaataaaaaaaaaattcagaaggtGAAGGCCAAACCTGAAGGGAAAAATAATGGCGGAATGTGTCGCGGAACGTGAAGAAATAAACTCtgaagcaaaagaaagaaaacgaaaacccAACTTTTCCGTTTACGAAATTGGCGTGATtactgaaaatgttaaaaaaaaccttgaaactATTCAGTCGAAACTAACAAAGAATGTCaccaacaaaaagaaacaagaaatcTGGGAAGAAATTACGCGAGCTGTTGATGCAGTGGGAACAGCAAACCGTACGGTGTCCGAGGTGAAGGATAAGTGGAAAAATCTTCACAGTACCGCGTAAAAAGAATTCTCTGAATTCAAGAGAGAGTCGAAGAAGACTGGAGGAGGGCCGCCGCCGAAACCCGTAAGTGCTTCAAGTAAAGAGATTATTGAAATGTTTGAAGACACGCCAGGTTTCAGCGGCTTGAATGGGTTTGAGACAGGTATGTAAACAATACGGTTGTTCCTAGGTTACGAAACTTGTCATGTGATTATATTTGCACACAGACGACCGGCCATATGTATTTTTCTTTGGCGTGTTGTCTACGTTGTTTTGATTTGACAGCCGCTTTACTTTTTCTGACCGAGCGAAAAGTCTGGATACGTGCGTGGAAAAGATAAGTCTTTGTatttaataactttaaatttatcGCATTCCAAGTTTACTGTAAAAGCTCCCTCACATTCCACATTTGAAATTGACAACGCGGTCACGAAGACAGCGCAACTTTGTTGTTTACATTAAACTGAACCACATTTTTGCGGATCCTACAGCAGCTTGCATGATGAATTTTAGCTTATACTAAATGAATAGCAATAATGGCTTCTGTTGTAAGCCTAAGCTTAAATTTGAATGGTAAATGGTCAAATCcttgtaaacttacaaaaaatTGAGCAAATTGACAAAGTTGTTAGATACACGCTAGCTCTGTTAAATTAGATGGAGCAACTGTACTCGCTAATTTGCACAAGTGCATTTGGTGCCTTACCATTGGAAGTGTTGGAAATGAAATTGTTACAACCATTAAGTGATTATAATGAGACAATAGTATTTATGGTAATTgatataaatttattttttctctctagCCTCTGAAGCTACATTACCAATTGAAAGTGCTACTGTTTCTGCTGAACTATTGACCAATATTGACGGAAGTGTGAATGAAAACGTTGAAGATGAAattcaagaagaagaaaagaagaaaaggaaactgaAGAAACAAATTACTCATGATGACGTCCTTGAACAACAGTTCAAGGCATTAGTTacgaaacaagaaaatttgactttaaaaaagagaaaattagaATTGGAGGTGTATCTTTTGGAGCAAAAAGTGTTGCAAGGGGACACCACTATCCCCACTGAATAACCTAAGTACAAGAACATGATATACTGTTGCTCCCAGTACATCAAGGATTGTGTCATTAATAATTTATCATTGTTAAGgatttttttcatgtacattCACTTTagtcaaatttatttccaattATGTTAATTGCATTACTGTGGTCATAAATTTCCATTAGTGACGAGTGCAATTATTTATGGGTGCAGAGCAGATTTACTTGCAGCCACATTTTGAGTTAACAACTCATTGGCATTTATGGGCACTCTTGTTAAAAAAGGGTGCACTGTTTAAATTATCAATCAACAACAAATCAAACAAGTACACTGAAGTCAAATTTATGTTGCGATTATTTGTTGTGGTCTTAAATTTCAATACATATTacaattaaataatttatttaagaGAGTGGGGCAGGTTTCCTTGAAGCCACAACTTATtctacaaaatttaaaaaagtgttcttaGAATAAAAAATGGTCAATCAACAAGTTACAAaatcttcatacttttcagATAACTGAATAGTTTGATAGACTTAGTGgtccttaaattaaattattgaaGTCCATGGGTCATCTCAGTCACTCCCATTTTTGTATTATTAAGTACAGTTAGGGGTATTGGTCTACTACAGTCTGTTGCAACAAGCTGGTTTGCATAAGGCATGATGCAAACCAGCTTGTTGCAACAGACAGTAGTAGACCAATACCCCTAACTGTACTTAATAGTACAAAAATGGGAGTGACTGAGATGACCCATGGACTTCAACAATTGAATTTAAGGACCACTAAGTCTATTAAACCACATTTCTTTGAGAAATAGAGATCAAAAAGGAAAGTGTCAGAGAAAGGTATTACAAATGTGGTCTCTGATGACCTTGCCATCTTCTGGACCACAATAGCAAATAGGATCAGGCTGATCATCAGCTTCAGTGTGGCCATCCAGAGGTTCGTTCCTTAGGATTGctatgttgtgcaaaactgcaCAAGCTCCAATCATCATGCAGCCTTTTTCTGGCTTCATCCTAATCTCCGAATGTAGCAGGTAAAACCTTCGTTTCCACACGCCAAATGCTTGTTCAATTGCCACCCTCGTACGTGCATGTGCATTGTTAAATTGTGTCTGCTTGTTGGTCCCAGGATTCAAGTACGGGGTCATCAAATAGGGCTTGCAAGGATAGCCACTATCACCCAACAGCAAACCGTCTTCCAGGGATTGGTGCTGGGCATTGAGTTGTTGGCCAATTTGTGAATCCGTGAAAATAAAGCTGTCGTGTGTGCTGCCTAGCCATCTTGCTACGATGTTTGTAAACATGcctaaaatgaaaaagaatctCAATTAGGTAACAGTTCTTTCACATGTAAATTTGCGCAGGTTTTATTCCTGGGGTGGAgcttttgaaattttttcactACACAGGAGCTGGCCCATTTGCTTACCCACAGGACAAGCCAAGGGCACTTGATACCCCAGCTGTTTTGGTCTTGCAAATGGAAGAGAGTGCAAACATGTTATCAGTTTCGTTACCTGTTGATCAAATATGGATCAAATGTAATTAAGTAATTATATCTTTTATTTTGCACTTATTTGTTAAAGGATCATGGTAACCTCATTCCTAGGGTGCTCTCCTTCCTGTCCCTTGGAGGTTGGAATCATGTGTCTTCTCTTCGTTGATACTTAAaaggttgctttttttttctttttttcttttgataacaACGAAGCTTTAATGTTAAATGTACACTGATGAACTGTGCATGCCCAAATAAAATGAaggaatatttttaaaatatataaaaccGAAAGCAACTGTCATGTAGTGCTGTCTGGGTATTGTTTACCAAAACATGgcttgttattaacaagtaaaattaaagcaaatgaACAGTGGAAGGACAGATGCACTTATAAAAAAGAGACACAGAATAATGGTGATTACACTTTCAGTTTGATTTATTATATCTTGAGTGCAGCATTTTTTGAATGAGCCAGAGGGTGGGCCATTTGCCTCCATTTTACTTGGGTGTGGAGGGGGTGGCAGTGGGGGTggggcactgctggaattgactgctGCATTAATTTGCTGAAGTAAAACATCAATTTATTATTACATCAAAAACAAAGTGTAATACCAAAGGGAAATCCTTGAGAGTGAATTAAAAGAAAGTACTACCACCCCTGCGGTCTTAAACTTTGCTTTAAATTTGTTGAATGCCATTTTTACATACCTTTGTGATTGCAAATCGCTTGCACATTAATTGAATGAAACCCCTTTCGGTTGACATAGTCATTTTCGTTTTCGGTTGCTCCCTGAATCTTGACGTGCGTGCCGTCCACACAGCCAATCACCCCAGGGAACCCTCCCTTGTAGTAAAAGCCTCGTTTTGTTTGAACAATCTCGGCTTCGGTCGATGGCCACTTGATGAAGTGTACTTGTTTTTGTGAGAGGGCATAGGAAACTTTGCTGATGATGCGAGACACGGTCGACTTTTACAAACCAATGGTATCTCCAATAACTTGCAGAAAGCTTCCGGAGGCAAAAAACCGCAACGCAGCAAGGACTTGTACAGTTGTTGACAAGGCATGGTTTCGAGCGGTGGCCCTTTCAAGGTCGTCACGAAGAAGGTCGATCAAAAATTGAATTGACTCTCGGCCAAAACGATATCGACTTCTCAACTCGTCGTCAGTGTATTCGTATAAAGAAAAATGATCGTGGAGCCTGAATTTTCTCGCTTTTCTTCTAACTGGACCAGGCATTAAGCCCAAACCACCAAACAGTGAGTCCGccatctttttttgtttggggAAAATTTCCCTCGATTAGTGAGTTAATCCACCTCGCTAGGTGTGTTAAATTTAACCCTTAGTTTATTCCTTGGATAGTGTTAATCAAGCTTTGAGCAACAGAATTTAATCGAAGGCTAAATTTATTCCGTGAATTAGGACTATTTAATCGTGGGTTAacgctaatcggctttcgaacaaccggggccaGATCTCAGATTTTATCCACCGCAAAAAGGTCACCTTAATAATACCTGGCCTGCTAAACACCCttactcgcagtcggagactgaattgctaagggacCGCAAGAGCTGTGCTGCCGCCTAGGCACACGGCCCCTGAATACAACCCATGTATGAATTCGGAACACAGCACCACGGCCAGATAGAATAGGCTGCGAGTCGATTTTTCTGAGGGAGGAAAacaggagtacccggagaaaaaccctcggagtcaggttgagatcgactgaaactcagcccacatacaatATCGCAGTCGAGAGTTGAACCCGGCTCGCAGAGATGGAAAGCACGGTTgctaaccactaagccatcctgactccccaAGAGAGTGCAGGTGCAGTCCCTGAACGGCCTCTTAAATTTTGCTTGTTCAGTGATAAGGCCAGGTCGAGCCtttttagcggagctctgcgcgtgcggagcaccatagttaagaaaatatggtaacccatcgatgtgagaaaattttgttttatcatcatcgtcatcaacgtccgtacgtccgtccgccccttcatgtatgccaatgtgaccagtacacgtaaccatatcacgggctaattaaagtttagagctcatccaggaggcaatactacatttgacactaactagtttacagcatacatctttgatattggacatcaatgttatggtcaattgacacctgtcaaaacaaggtatccgctgaccagtatcacgtgactatttTAAgttcaagttagaccttattgaggtcagctgttttttggaagttgattgctgaccagggactggttgttgattggatcgcaggcctaagccaggtcagacactcacacacacctgatcgaggcttaattttcgcacTCTTTCTGTGGCCCGACGCAgttacacagccacgctacgtcggcaaagctcttgacagtcgatgcttttcgtgttcaggtacggtatggaaaatatattttttggcgtttttcgctggtttcagtccaggtttaacataatatagctgtggtcagaaCACACTGgaggctacgtagttattcaagtcaagcattggagcgatataaacttaaagctgagtgtttatttttaatttgttttgggctgctttttgctctgaattgcagtttttggtatgtgttaagatttttaattttgaatctactaaggttgcaagatgcctggacggcctatgacagaa harbors:
- the LOC137977361 gene encoding putative nuclease HARBI1, which produces MFTNIVARWLGSTHDSFIFTDSQIGQQLNAQHQSLEDGLLLGDSGYPCKPYLMTPYLNPGTNKQTQFNNAHARTRVAIEQAFGVWKRRFYLLHSEIRMKPEKGCMMIGACAVLHNIAILRNEPLDGHTEADDQPDPICYCGPEDGKVIRDHICNTFL